One genomic segment of Streptomyces niveus includes these proteins:
- a CDS encoding glycerophosphodiester phosphodiesterase, which yields MTPVRHPYLDHPSPIPFAHRGGAADGIENTAAAFRRAAGLGFRYFETDVHTTADGRLVAFHDETLDRVTDMRGRIRDLPWSEISRARVGGGEPLALFEDLLEEFPDARWNIDMKAEPALLPLIELIRRTDSWDRVCLGSFSEARVARAQRLAGPRLATSYGVRGVLGLRLRSYGVPAPVREGAVCAQVPQDQSGVRVVDERFVRTAHARGLQVHVWTVNEADRMRALLDLGVDGIMTDHLETLSAVLTERGVWH from the coding sequence GTGACTCCCGTACGCCATCCCTATCTGGACCATCCGTCGCCGATCCCGTTCGCCCACCGCGGCGGCGCGGCCGACGGGATCGAGAACACGGCGGCCGCCTTCCGGCGCGCCGCCGGACTCGGTTTCCGCTACTTCGAGACCGATGTGCACACCACGGCCGACGGCCGGCTCGTCGCGTTCCACGACGAGACCCTGGACCGGGTCACCGACATGCGCGGCCGGATCCGCGACCTGCCGTGGAGCGAGATCAGCCGGGCCAGGGTCGGCGGCGGCGAACCGCTCGCCCTCTTCGAGGACCTTCTGGAGGAGTTCCCCGACGCCCGCTGGAACATCGACATGAAGGCGGAGCCGGCCCTCCTCCCGCTGATCGAGCTGATCCGGCGGACGGACAGCTGGGACCGGGTGTGCCTGGGCTCGTTCTCGGAGGCGCGGGTCGCGCGGGCCCAGCGGCTGGCGGGCCCGCGGCTCGCCACGTCGTACGGGGTGCGCGGGGTCCTCGGCCTGCGGCTGCGTTCGTACGGGGTGCCCGCGCCGGTCCGCGAGGGCGCCGTCTGCGCGCAGGTCCCGCAGGACCAGAGCGGTGTGCGGGTGGTCGACGAGCGCTTCGTGCGGACGGCGCACGCCCGTGGTCTCCAGGTGCACGTGTGGACCGTCAACGAGGCGGATCGGATGCGGGCCCTCCTGGACCTTGGTGTGGATGGCATCATGACCGATCATCTGGAGACGCTGAGCGCGGTGTTGACCGAGCGCGGCGTCTGGCACTGA
- a CDS encoding YczE/YyaS/YitT family protein: MSITPALRGKRLPRRLIQLYAGLTLYGVSAALLVRGGLGLEPWGVLHQGLSELTGLTMGVVSIVVGAVVLLLWIPIRQRPGLGTVSNVFVVGIAMDGALAVIPDGRVLAVQIPLLIGGIVLNGVATGLYISARFGPGPRDGLMTGLHRLTGRSVRLVRTGIEVAVVATGYVLGGSVGIGTIAYALAIGPLAQLFLRVFVVPATDDGGAVVAGGSPEQAILRP, from the coding sequence TTGTCCATCACGCCCGCTCTCCGTGGGAAGCGGCTCCCCCGCCGGCTCATCCAGCTCTATGCCGGTCTGACGCTGTACGGCGTGAGCGCGGCCCTGCTGGTCAGGGGTGGTCTGGGACTGGAACCGTGGGGTGTGCTGCACCAGGGCCTGTCCGAACTCACCGGTCTGACCATGGGTGTCGTCTCGATCGTCGTCGGCGCGGTCGTGCTGCTGCTGTGGATCCCGATCCGGCAGCGTCCCGGGCTCGGCACGGTCTCCAACGTCTTCGTCGTCGGCATCGCGATGGACGGCGCACTGGCCGTGATCCCGGACGGCCGCGTTCTCGCCGTACAGATCCCGCTGCTGATCGGCGGAATCGTCCTCAACGGTGTGGCCACCGGTCTCTACATCTCCGCCCGGTTCGGCCCCGGCCCCCGCGACGGCCTGATGACCGGGCTGCACCGGCTCACCGGCCGGTCGGTACGGCTGGTCCGTACCGGGATAGAGGTGGCCGTCGTCGCCACCGGTTACGTTCTCGGCGGCTCCGTCGGGATCGGCACGATCGCCTACGCGCTGGCGATCGGGCCGCTCGCCCAGCTGTTCCTGCGGGTCTTCGTCGTCCCGGCGACGGACGACGGCGGCGCGGTCGTCGCCGGGGGTTCTCCGGAGCAGGCCATACTTCGGCCGTGA
- a CDS encoding PLP-dependent aminotransferase family protein: MTQWTSAVGAAQLARQLHAQQPRPAGPGTRKPPAYRALADGVRLLVLEGRVPVAARLPAERELALALSVSRTTVAAAYEALRAEGFLESRRGAGSWTAVPAGNPLPARGLEPLPPDALGSMIDLGCAALPAPEPWLTTAVRGALEELPPYAHTHGDYPAGLPALRQTLADRYTARGIPTMPEQIMVTTGAMGAIDAICHLFAGRGERVAVESPSYANILQLMREAGARLVPVAMAEGLAGWDLPRWRQVLRDAAPRLAYVVADFHNPTGALAGEDQRRQLVEAARSAGTVLVVDETMSELYLDGDRPGAELPPPVCAFDPAGSAVLTVGSASKAFWAGMRIGWVRAAPEVIRSLVSARAYADLGTPVLEQLAINWLMGTGGWEQAVDIRRAQAAENRDSLVAAVRREVPSWEFDVPRGGLTLWVRTGGLSGSRIAEVGERVGVRVPGGPRFGVDGAFEGYVRLPFTVGGPVADEAAVRLAAAARLVESGARAGTDTPRTFVA; encoded by the coding sequence ATGACTCAGTGGACTTCAGCGGTCGGCGCGGCCCAGCTCGCGCGCCAGCTCCACGCCCAGCAGCCACGACCCGCCGGCCCCGGCACCCGTAAACCGCCCGCCTACCGCGCCCTCGCCGACGGCGTCAGACTGCTCGTCCTCGAAGGCCGCGTACCGGTCGCAGCCCGGCTCCCCGCCGAACGCGAACTGGCCCTCGCCCTCTCCGTCAGCCGTACGACGGTCGCCGCCGCGTACGAGGCCCTGCGCGCCGAGGGGTTCCTCGAATCACGCAGAGGCGCCGGCAGCTGGACCGCCGTACCGGCCGGGAACCCACTGCCCGCCCGCGGCCTCGAACCGCTGCCACCGGACGCCCTCGGCTCGATGATCGACCTCGGCTGCGCGGCCCTGCCGGCGCCCGAGCCCTGGCTCACCACCGCCGTGCGGGGCGCCCTGGAGGAGCTGCCGCCGTACGCGCACACCCACGGCGACTACCCGGCGGGGCTGCCCGCCCTGCGCCAGACGCTCGCCGACCGGTACACGGCGCGCGGAATCCCGACCATGCCCGAGCAGATCATGGTCACCACCGGCGCGATGGGCGCGATCGACGCGATCTGTCATCTCTTCGCCGGGCGCGGCGAGCGCGTCGCCGTCGAGTCGCCCAGCTACGCGAACATCCTCCAACTGATGCGCGAGGCGGGCGCCCGCCTCGTCCCCGTCGCCATGGCAGAGGGACTGGCCGGCTGGGACCTGCCGCGCTGGCGCCAGGTACTGAGGGACGCCGCGCCCCGACTCGCCTATGTCGTCGCCGACTTCCACAACCCGACGGGCGCCCTGGCCGGTGAGGACCAGCGCAGACAGCTGGTCGAGGCGGCGCGTTCGGCCGGCACGGTGCTCGTCGTCGACGAGACGATGTCCGAGCTGTATCTGGACGGGGACCGGCCGGGCGCCGAACTCCCGCCGCCCGTCTGCGCCTTCGACCCGGCCGGCAGCGCGGTCCTCACGGTCGGCTCCGCCAGCAAGGCGTTCTGGGCGGGTATGCGCATCGGCTGGGTACGGGCCGCACCCGAGGTCATCCGCTCGCTCGTCTCCGCCCGCGCCTACGCCGACCTCGGCACCCCCGTGCTCGAACAGCTCGCGATCAACTGGCTGATGGGCACCGGCGGCTGGGAGCAGGCGGTCGACATCCGGCGCGCCCAGGCGGCGGAGAACCGGGACTCGCTGGTGGCGGCCGTCCGCCGGGAGGTGCCGAGCTGGGAGTTCGACGTGCCGCGCGGCGGGCTGACGCTGTGGGTGCGCACCGGGGGACTGTCGGGCTCGCGGATCGCGGAGGTGGGCGAGCGGGTCGGCGTACGGGTGCCGGGCGGGCCGCGCTTCGGGGTGGACGGTGCCTTCGAGGGCTATGTGCGGCTGCCGTTCACCGTCGGCGGTCCCGTCGCCGACGAGGCGGCGGTGCGGCTGGCGGCGGCCGCCCGCCTCGTGGAGAGCGGCGCGCGCGCCGGGACGGACACGCCGCGGACGTTCGTCGCCTGA
- a CDS encoding ATP-binding protein: MARRPLPRILSSGSAHIARSREMARSAADSATDVLHPLITITRGLRLLAGSGRRKWAATPKERRGPALFLVAACVLVVALLPYGPLLTLISVMAVAGWKGRDRTPARKGPNDAELQRLRSLYEALVPYFSVPEDPSPLFAHGGEWDKAFDEYEFDADGRLTRLRVSYPAYFTDGEDSSRVRIEHLLHTKSGRGREYLFDWDEEGNELVMSVLPPLPTDIAAQRFVTTPGETVLGFTDAAAVRRTVPVMEGDTTRDAPPVVWRTGARSTEPHLLVVGRPGSGTTSLLRSIALQALAHGDVVIVDGNGTGEYASLTGRTGVLAVECGLSGALSGLEWAANETERRLIAANRARQSGHAVPDDTKRPLWLLLDRPSAFSHPAAADGRPDPQELLQVPLRHGRAANVTVVVAEQFDTLDALSRTVRTHTRARVVLGAATRDELASVLGAPPHTTPTPETPTGRGYARLGTGPVLRLQVPATPDPYDDATSDAHRRAVLDLLPDRHTPPGATTEPTDTATRTAEPDPEPAPPARTKVKPRPRQSQAPVPAAVPAEG, translated from the coding sequence GTGGCCCGGCGACCACTCCCCCGCATTCTGAGCAGCGGCAGCGCTCACATCGCTCGCAGCCGAGAGATGGCCCGCTCGGCCGCCGACAGCGCCACGGACGTCCTCCATCCGCTGATCACGATCACGCGTGGTCTGCGGCTGCTGGCCGGCTCGGGACGGCGGAAGTGGGCCGCCACGCCCAAGGAACGGCGTGGTCCCGCGCTGTTCCTGGTGGCGGCCTGCGTTCTCGTGGTCGCGCTCCTCCCTTACGGCCCCCTCCTCACCCTCATCTCGGTGATGGCGGTGGCCGGCTGGAAGGGGCGTGACCGTACGCCGGCCCGCAAGGGGCCCAACGACGCGGAGCTCCAGCGCCTGCGCTCTCTTTACGAGGCGCTGGTGCCGTACTTCTCCGTGCCGGAGGACCCGAGTCCGCTCTTCGCCCACGGCGGCGAGTGGGACAAGGCCTTCGACGAGTACGAGTTCGACGCCGACGGGCGTCTCACCCGGCTGCGGGTGTCGTACCCGGCCTACTTCACCGACGGTGAGGACTCCTCCCGCGTCCGGATCGAGCATCTGCTGCACACGAAGTCCGGGCGGGGCCGGGAGTATCTCTTCGACTGGGACGAGGAGGGCAACGAGCTCGTCATGAGCGTGCTGCCGCCGCTTCCCACCGATATCGCCGCCCAGCGCTTCGTCACCACTCCGGGCGAGACCGTGCTCGGCTTCACCGACGCGGCCGCCGTCCGGCGCACCGTGCCGGTCATGGAGGGCGACACGACCCGTGACGCCCCTCCGGTGGTCTGGCGTACGGGCGCCCGCTCGACCGAGCCACATCTGCTCGTCGTGGGGCGCCCCGGCAGCGGCACCACGAGTCTGCTGCGCTCGATCGCCCTCCAGGCGCTCGCGCACGGCGACGTCGTGATCGTGGACGGCAACGGGACCGGCGAGTACGCCAGCCTCACCGGCCGTACGGGCGTCCTCGCCGTGGAGTGCGGGCTCTCGGGCGCGCTGTCCGGTCTCGAATGGGCCGCCAACGAGACGGAACGGCGGCTGATCGCCGCCAACCGCGCCCGGCAGTCGGGGCACGCCGTGCCCGATGACACCAAACGGCCCCTGTGGCTCCTGCTGGACCGGCCGAGCGCCTTCTCCCATCCGGCGGCGGCCGACGGGCGGCCCGATCCGCAGGAGCTGCTCCAGGTGCCGTTGCGACACGGCAGGGCCGCGAACGTGACGGTGGTCGTGGCGGAGCAGTTCGACACCCTGGACGCGCTCAGCCGGACCGTACGGACGCACACCCGCGCCCGGGTCGTCCTGGGCGCCGCCACCCGCGACGAGCTCGCGTCGGTCCTCGGAGCGCCGCCGCACACCACTCCCACGCCGGAGACCCCCACCGGCCGGGGCTACGCGCGCCTCGGCACCGGACCGGTGCTCAGGCTCCAGGTCCCGGCGACGCCCGATCCGTACGACGACGCCACCAGCGACGCGCACCGGCGGGCGGTGCTGGATCTGCTGCCGGACCGGCACACACCGCCCGGCGCGACGACGGAACCCACCGACACAGCGACCCGGACGGCCGAGCCGGACCCGGAGCCGGCTCCGCCCGCCCGGACGAAGGTCAAGCCGCGACCGCGGCAGAGCCAGGCGCCGGTGCCCGCCGCCGTACCGGCCGAGGGCTGA
- a CDS encoding ankyrin repeat domain-containing protein: MSETPDGAASAGAAPRNGAPGGDAPGSDVVELATKVFDLARRGETETLAAYVDAGVPVNLTNDRGDSLVMLAAYHGHAPAVTALLSRGAEADRPNDRGQTPLAGAVFKGEDAVIRALLTGGADPAAGTPSAVDTARMFGKTDLLELFAAR, translated from the coding sequence ATGAGCGAGACCCCGGACGGAGCGGCTTCGGCCGGCGCGGCCCCGCGGAACGGGGCTCCCGGCGGTGACGCTCCCGGCAGTGACGTCGTCGAACTCGCCACGAAGGTCTTCGACCTCGCACGCCGCGGGGAGACCGAGACGCTCGCCGCCTACGTCGACGCCGGCGTCCCCGTGAACCTCACCAACGACCGGGGCGACTCACTGGTCATGCTCGCCGCCTATCACGGCCACGCACCCGCCGTCACGGCACTGCTCTCGCGTGGCGCGGAGGCCGACCGTCCCAACGACCGCGGGCAGACCCCACTGGCCGGCGCGGTCTTCAAGGGCGAGGACGCCGTGATCCGCGCACTGCTCACCGGCGGGGCCGACCCGGCGGCCGGAACACCCTCCGCCGTGGATACAGCGCGCATGTTCGGGAAGACGGACCTGCTGGAGCTGTTCGCAGCGCGGTGA
- a CDS encoding glycosyltransferase family 4 protein, with amino-acid sequence MRVVIVTESFPPDVNGVAHCALQTARHLVARGHDPLVIAPASSSAAFAGAGTASPSPSPANSPSPSASLRTNDSDAPCPVVRIPSLPLPGYPQVRVALPSRRVAATLAAHRADVVHLAGPFVLGVRGMAAAARLGIPAVAVYQTDLAGYARTYMGAGEAAAWRRLRAVHSAADRTLAPSSAAMKDLAEHRVPRVRLWPRGVDTVRFRPELRDEELRRSLAPNGELIVGYVGRLAPEKHVELLSGVCALPGVRVVIVGDGPSEPSLRTALPGAVFLGRRTGDELARIFASFDVFAHTGPYETFCQTVQEAMASGTPVVAPAAGGPLDLVDHGRTGLLVPPHDARAVADAVRDLQAAPGLRASYGSTARATVEGRTWAAVGDQLLDHYAEVLGERTAVVA; translated from the coding sequence ATGCGTGTCGTCATCGTCACCGAATCCTTCCCGCCCGATGTGAACGGCGTGGCGCACTGCGCCCTGCAGACCGCCCGGCATCTCGTCGCCCGCGGCCATGACCCGCTCGTCATCGCACCGGCCTCGTCGTCCGCGGCATTCGCGGGCGCCGGGACCGCCTCCCCCTCCCCGTCCCCCGCCAACTCCCCGTCCCCCTCCGCCTCCCTCCGTACGAACGACTCCGACGCACCGTGCCCCGTGGTGCGCATCCCATCCCTGCCCCTGCCCGGCTATCCCCAGGTACGCGTCGCCCTCCCCAGCCGCCGGGTCGCCGCGACCCTCGCGGCGCACCGGGCCGACGTCGTCCACCTCGCCGGGCCGTTCGTCCTCGGCGTACGCGGCATGGCGGCGGCCGCACGGCTCGGAATACCCGCCGTCGCCGTCTACCAGACCGACCTCGCCGGCTACGCCCGCACCTACATGGGCGCGGGCGAGGCGGCCGCCTGGCGGCGACTGCGCGCCGTGCACAGCGCGGCGGACCGCACACTCGCGCCGTCCAGCGCCGCCATGAAGGACCTCGCCGAACACCGCGTACCGCGCGTCAGGCTCTGGCCGCGCGGTGTGGACACCGTCAGATTCCGGCCCGAGCTGCGTGACGAGGAACTGCGCCGCTCGCTGGCGCCCAACGGCGAGCTGATCGTCGGGTACGTCGGCAGGCTGGCGCCCGAGAAGCACGTGGAACTCCTCTCCGGAGTCTGCGCGCTGCCCGGTGTGCGGGTCGTGATCGTCGGGGACGGGCCGAGCGAGCCGTCCCTGCGCACGGCGCTGCCGGGCGCCGTGTTCCTCGGCCGCCGGACGGGGGACGAACTGGCCCGGATCTTCGCCTCGTTCGACGTCTTCGCGCACACCGGGCCGTACGAAACGTTCTGCCAGACCGTCCAGGAGGCCATGGCCAGTGGCACCCCCGTGGTCGCCCCGGCCGCGGGCGGACCGCTCGACCTCGTCGACCACGGCCGCACCGGACTGCTCGTGCCGCCCCACGACGCGCGGGCCGTCGCCGACGCCGTACGGGACCTCCAGGCCGCCCCCGGACTGCGCGCCTCCTACGGAAGCACGGCACGGGCCACGGTCGAGGGCAGGACATGGGCCGCGGTGGGCGACCAACTGCTCGACCACTACGCCGAGGTACTCGGCGAACGCACGGCCGTGGTCGCATGA
- a CDS encoding glycosyltransferase produces MSGTDAAPRGIRIVRLANFVTPASGGLRTALQELGSGYLAAGHEPVLVVPGERPSDERTSQGRVITLPGAVLPGTGGYRVLTDRRRLRALLDHLAPDRLEVSDRTTLRWTGEWARRNRIPAVMVSHETADGVLRTWGVPAVAAGRAADRLNRRSAWSYSRIVCTTEWAEREFVRIGARNVVRAPLGVDLLRCRPDRRREELRARYARGADVLLLLCSRLSVEKRPAAALDALAALRARGVNAALVVAGDGPLANALARRARERRLPVVFLGHVGDREDLADLQAAADICLAPGPAETFGLSALEALACGTPVVASASSALPEILGAAGGTATDTPQAYADAVRELLDRPEAARRAAARARAELFGWDRAVAAFLAAHGVPAGSVAGSVAGAPAVAAASVTVPPVAVPPVAVSPARPPTGGAR; encoded by the coding sequence ATGAGCGGCACGGACGCCGCCCCTCGCGGCATACGGATCGTGCGGCTGGCCAACTTCGTCACCCCGGCCTCAGGAGGGCTCAGAACCGCCCTCCAGGAGCTCGGCTCGGGCTATCTGGCCGCCGGGCACGAACCGGTCCTGGTCGTCCCCGGCGAGCGTCCGAGCGACGAACGCACCTCACAGGGGCGGGTGATCACCCTGCCCGGCGCCGTACTGCCCGGCACGGGCGGATACCGGGTGCTGACCGACCGCCGACGCCTGCGCGCCCTGCTCGACCACCTCGCGCCCGACCGCCTGGAGGTCTCCGACCGCACCACCCTGCGGTGGACGGGGGAGTGGGCGCGGCGCAACCGGATCCCCGCCGTCATGGTGTCGCACGAGACCGCCGACGGTGTCCTGCGCACGTGGGGCGTACCGGCCGTGGCGGCCGGACGCGCCGCCGACCGGCTCAACCGGCGCAGCGCGTGGTCGTACTCACGGATCGTGTGCACCACCGAGTGGGCCGAGCGCGAGTTCGTCCGCATCGGCGCGCGGAACGTGGTGCGCGCGCCGCTGGGTGTCGATCTGCTGCGCTGCCGGCCGGACCGGCGCCGCGAGGAGCTGCGCGCCAGGTACGCGCGCGGGGCCGATGTCCTGCTGCTGCTCTGCTCGCGGCTCTCCGTGGAGAAGCGCCCGGCCGCCGCGCTCGACGCCCTCGCCGCGCTGCGCGCCCGGGGGGTGAACGCGGCGCTGGTGGTCGCCGGGGACGGTCCGCTGGCCAACGCGCTGGCGCGCCGGGCGCGCGAACGGCGGCTGCCCGTGGTCTTCCTCGGGCACGTGGGCGACCGGGAGGACCTGGCGGACCTCCAGGCCGCCGCGGACATCTGTCTGGCGCCCGGCCCGGCCGAGACGTTCGGCCTGTCCGCGCTGGAAGCACTCGCCTGCGGCACCCCTGTCGTCGCCAGCGCGTCGTCGGCCCTCCCGGAGATCCTGGGCGCGGCGGGCGGCACGGCGACGGACACACCGCAGGCGTACGCCGACGCAGTACGGGAACTCCTCGACCGCCCGGAGGCCGCCCGGCGGGCCGCCGCGCGGGCGAGGGCCGAACTCTTCGGGTGGGACCGCGCGGTGGCGGCCTTCCTGGCGGCGCACGGGGTGCCCGCGGGGTCAGTGGCGGGTTCTGTCGCGGGGGCACCTGCGGTAGCGGCGGCGTCCGTCACGGTGCCGCCGGTCGCCGTGCCGCCCGTGGCGGTGTCGCCGGCGCGTCCTCCCACCGGAGGCGCGAGATGA
- a CDS encoding SGNH/GDSL hydrolase family protein, which yields MTVYANAGAPPGATVGRESSVPRPLRFAALGDSLTAGVGDRVEGGWRGWAVLLAEALTPDGATACAPPGCAAPAPAAPVVAAARVEPAAVFRNFATSGALTRDVRAEQTPAALAFGPDIASVVVGVNDTLRRAFDIASIARALDEVCAALTARGTVLLTACLPDPGVMLGLPAPLARPLARRQRAVNTLVHALSARYGAVHLHAADPAWVADRSLWSADRLHPGERGHRMIAARFHAMLTERGLTLGPPPSREPERPPPSRTEALLWLATAGTGWMVRRSTDLLPELLLLAGGEMRHWARGTATRLDLRAEHALSRALTALPPARPLARMGE from the coding sequence ATGACCGTGTACGCGAACGCGGGGGCGCCGCCCGGAGCCACTGTCGGCAGGGAGTCCTCCGTACCGAGACCGCTGCGGTTCGCCGCGCTCGGGGACTCGCTCACCGCGGGTGTCGGGGACCGGGTGGAGGGCGGCTGGCGTGGCTGGGCGGTACTGCTCGCCGAGGCGCTCACCCCGGACGGCGCGACGGCTTGCGCTCCGCCGGGGTGCGCCGCCCCCGCGCCCGCCGCCCCCGTCGTCGCTGCTGCCCGCGTCGAACCCGCCGCCGTTTTCCGTAACTTCGCCACCAGCGGCGCCCTGACCCGTGACGTCCGCGCGGAACAGACCCCCGCCGCCCTCGCCTTCGGGCCGGACATCGCCTCCGTCGTCGTCGGCGTCAACGACACCCTCCGCCGTGCCTTCGACATCGCCTCCATCGCCCGCGCCCTCGACGAGGTGTGCGCCGCCCTCACGGCGCGCGGCACCGTCCTGCTCACCGCCTGCCTCCCCGACCCCGGCGTCATGCTCGGCCTGCCGGCCCCGCTCGCGAGACCCCTCGCGCGCCGACAGCGCGCGGTCAACACCCTCGTCCACGCCCTCTCCGCGCGGTACGGCGCCGTCCATCTGCACGCCGCCGACCCGGCGTGGGTCGCCGACCGCTCCCTGTGGAGTGCCGACCGGCTGCACCCCGGCGAACGCGGCCACCGGATGATCGCCGCGCGGTTCCACGCGATGCTGACCGAGCGTGGCCTGACGCTGGGCCCGCCACCGTCACGGGAGCCCGAACGGCCGCCGCCCAGCCGGACGGAGGCGCTGCTCTGGCTGGCCACGGCGGGCACCGGCTGGATGGTGCGCAGGAGCACCGATCTGCTGCCCGAACTGCTGTTGCTGGCGGGCGGCGAGATGCGCCACTGGGCGCGCGGCACGGCCACCCGTCTCGATCTGCGCGCCGAGCACGCGCTCTCCCGTGCGCTGACAGCCCTGCCGCCGGCCCGTCCGCTTGCGAGAATGGGGGAATGA